The genomic segment AACACGGGTCGATGCCGCTGAGACCGGCCGCCGCGCACGAGACCCAGATGCCGACCGTGTTCAGTGGTCAAGGCTTCCAGAATAATGTCGTTTTCGCCGTGTTTGCGGGTGGTGAGCACCACGCCGCGGTCGCTCCATTCCACGTGCAATACCCTGGGTTAGGACAATTCGCCTATAATTGGAGGGCGAGCGTGCATCCTTTTACTTCGGAAACTCAAGTCCCATTTCGCGATACCGTTCAGGATCGTCTGCCCAGTTTTCACGAACCTTCACGAACAGAAACAGGTGCACAGGCGCTTCGATTATCTCCGAGATCTCTTCGCGTGCGGCCTTGGAAATAGCCTTGATCGTCTGGCCGCGTTTGCCGAGCACAATGCTTTTCTGGCTGTCTCTTTCAACATAGATCGTCTGCTCTATGCGCGCAGAACCATCCTTGCGGCTTTGCCATTGTTCGGTCTCAACGGTCGAGATATAGGGCAGCTCCTGATGCAGGCGTTCGAACAGTTTTTCGCGGGTTATTTCCGCAGCCAGTATGCGCAGCGGTAGATCGGAGGGCTGGTCGTCCGGATAAAGCCACGGGCCACTTGGGACTTTCGAGGAGAAATGGTCCAGGATCGCCTCGGTGCCGTCTCCGGTAAGCGCGGAAATCATGAAGGTTTCTTCGAACTCAAGATATTCGTTTGCCTTTTGAGCGATCTGGAGCAGTTTTTCTCGCTTGGCGACGTCAGTCTTGTTAAGGATCAGGACCTTCGGCGCAGGCTGGCTCTTGAGACGCTTGAAGAT from the Roseibium sp. HPY-6 genome contains:
- the era gene encoding GTPase Era; this translates as MPLPEPLADMPSDTKAGFIALIGAPNAGKSTLINQLVGTKVSIVTHKVQTTRSIVRGVAMHGKAQLVFIDTPGIFKPKRRLDRAMVDTAWGGARDADLIALLIDARKGIDEEVENIFKRLKSQPAPKVLILNKTDVAKREKLLQIAQKANEYLEFEETFMISALTGDGTEAILDHFSSKVPSGPWLYPDDQPSDLPLRILAAEITREKLFERLHQELPYISTVETEQWQSRKDGSARIEQTIYVERDSQKSIVLGKRGQTIKAISKAAREEISEIIEAPVHLFLFVKVRENWADDPERYREMGLEFPK